A single Lolium perenne isolate Kyuss_39 chromosome 6, Kyuss_2.0, whole genome shotgun sequence DNA region contains:
- the LOC127308293 gene encoding tyrosine-sulfated glycopeptide receptor 1, whose translation MQTLQFSKKTQSKKLHIPLLGLSLVLLISFASPTSSCTEQEQRSLLQFLAGLSHHGGLAASWKDSMDCCKWKGITCSPNRTVTNISLASRHLEGRLSPSLGNLTGLQHLNLSHNTLSGALPLELLSSGNILVIDVSFNRLDGELHDLASSTPSRPLQVLNISSNLFTGRFPSTTWEVMNNLVALNASNNSFTGNIPAHICNSSPSFVMLELCLNHFSGSIPPGFGNCSMLKVLKAGHNNLSGGLPADIFNATALEYLSFPNNDLHGVLDGARIINLRNLATLDLGENSFSGHIPYSVGELKKLQELHLDHNNMFGELPSALSNSTNLITIDLKSNHFSGILAKVNFSNLPNLKTLDLLYNNFSGTIPESIYSCSNLTALRLSGNNLDGQLSPRIVDLKYLTFLSLAKNYFENITHALRILQGCKNLTTLFIGQNFRRELLLEDDKISGFEKLQVLDISDCTLFGKIPLWISELADLEMLVLSGNQLNGSIPAWIETLKYLFYLDISNNNLTGEIPKALMDMPMLKSGKAQANLDPRVFKLPVYNGPSLQYFIPAALPKMLDLSNNKFSGEIPLDIGQLKALSSVNFSFNHLTGQIPESICNLTKLQVLDLSSNNLTGDMPAALNSLNFLSAFNVSNNDLEGHTPSGGQFNTFQNSSFDGNPKLCGSMLTHKCGSTSIPPSYTKHRDKKNVFSIAFGMFIEVIAVLLLLGRLIVLIRTKGTTTKDRMENNQDAESISFYSSSEETLVVMRVPQSDGEENELKFADILKATNNFDKANIIGCGGYGLVYKAELNNGSKLAIKKLNGEMCLMGREFSAEVDVLSMAQHENIVPLWGYCIQGNSRLLLYSYMENGSLDDWLHNRDDDASSFLDWPMRLKIAQGAGLGLSYIHDDCKPHIVHRDIKSSNILLDKEFKAYIADFGLARLLLPNQTHVTTELVGTMGYIPPEYGQAWIATLRGDIYSFGVVLLELLTGRRPVPVLSTSEELVPWVLQMSSEGRQIEVLDPTLQGGGYEEQMLKVLETACKCVDHDQFRRPAIMEIVSCLSSVDTDKQM comes from the coding sequence ATGCAGACACTCCAGTTTTCAAAGAAGACACAGAGCAAGAAATTGCACATACCTTTGCTTGGCCTTTCTCTTGTGCTGCTGATCTCCTTTGCCTCTCCCACCAGCTCCTGCACGGAGCAGGAGCAGCGCTCCCTTCTCCAGTTCCTAGCAGGACTCTCACACCATGGTGGCCTCGCTGCCTCATGGAAGGATAGCATGGATTGCTGTAAGTGGAAAGGGATCACCTGCAGCCCAAACAGGACGGTCACCAATATCTCGCTGGCCTCAAGGCACCTTGAAGGGCGCCTCTCTCCGTCTCTTGGGAACCTCACTGGACTGCAGCACCTCAACCTCTCCCACAACACGCTGTCCGGTGCTTTGCCGCTGGAGTTGCTGTCCTCCGGCAATATCCTTGTCATTGACGTTAGCTTCAACCGTCTGGATGGAGAACTGCATGATCTGGCATCTTCGACCCCTTCTCGGCCTTTGCAGGTACTGAATATCTCAAGCAACTTATTTACAGGACGGTTTCCATCCACCACATGGGAGGTCATGAACAATCTGGTTGCCCTCAACGCCAGCAACAACAGCTTCACTGGGAACATACCAGCTCATATCTGCAACAGCTCGCCATCGTTTGTTATGCTTGAGCTTTGTCTCAACCATTTCAGTGGCAGCATCCCTCCAGGATTTGGTAATTGCTCCATGCTGAAAGTGCTCAAGGCCGGCCACAACAACCTCAGTGGGGGACTCCCAGCTGATATATTCAATGCTACCGCACTAGAGTACCTCTCTTTTCCTAACAATGATTTACATGGGGTACTTGATGGTGCACGCATAATCAACCTCCGAAATCTGGCTACCCTTGATCTTGGAGAGAATAGCTTCAGTGGCCATATTCCATATTCTGTAGGTGAGCTCAAGAAATTGCAGGAGCTCCATTTGGACCACAACAACATGTTCGGGGAGCTCCCATCAGCTCTAAGCAACAGCACAAATCTTATAACAATTGACCTCAAGAGCAATCATTTCAGTGGAATCCTTGCCAAGGTCAATTTCTCCAATCTGCCCAATCTGAAAACATTAGACCTTCTGTACAACAACTTCTCTGGCACAATTCCAGAAAGTATATACTCTTGCAGCAATCTTACTGCACTGCGGCTGTCTGGAAACAACTTagatgggcagctttcaccaaggaTAGTTGATCTGAAGTACCTCACCTTCCTCTCACTTGCTAAAAATTATTTCGAAAACATCACACATGCACTTCGGATCCTTCAGGGCTGCAAAAACCTTACCACCCTGTTTATCGGGCAGAACTTTAGGAGAGAGCTCCTGCTAGAGGACGACAAGATTAGTGGTTTTGAGAAACTTCAGGTTTTGGACATCTCAGATTGCACATTGTTTGGGAAAATACCTCTTTGGATATCAGAGCTAGCAGATTTAGAAATGTTAGTCTTATCTGGCAATCAACTCAATGGATCAATACCAGCATGGATAGAAACCCTTAAATACCTCTTCTATCTAGATATATCAAACAACAACCTTACAGGAGAAATTCCAAAAGCACTGATGGATATGCCAATGCTAAAGTCAGGAAAGGCTCAAGCTAATTTGGACCCAAGGGTCTTCAAGCTTCCTGTTTACAATGGTCCGTCACTTCAATACTTTATACCCGCTGCACTCCCTAAAATGCTAGATCTAAGCAACAATAAATTCAGTGGAGAGATACCATTGGATATCGGTCAGTTGAAAGCCCTCAGTTCAGTCAATTTCAGCTTCAATCACTTGACAGGACAGATACCAGAATCGATATGCAATCTCACAAAACTGCAGGTGCTAGACTTGTCTAGCAACAATCTCACAGGTGATATGCCAGCTGCATTGAATAGCCTGAATTTTCTTTCAGCATTCAATGTTTCTAACAATGACCTAGAAGGGCATACTCCATCAGGAGGCCAGTTTAATACATTTCAGAATTCTAGTTTCGATGGGAATCCAAAGCTGTGTGGATCTATGCTCACTCACAAATGTggttcaacttcaatacctccatCATACACAAAACATCGAGATAAGAAGAATGTTTTTTCAATCGCATTTGGCATGTTCATTGAAGTCATTGCTGTTCTTTTGTTGCTGGGGCGTCTCATTGTTTTAATCAGGACAAAGGGCACTACAACAAAAGATAGAATGGAGAATAACCAAGATGCTGAATCAATTTCATTCTACTCTAGTTCAGAGGAAACATTAGTGGTGATGCGGGTACCACAAAGCGACGGAGAAGAAAACGAGCTTAAATTTGCTGACATCTTGAAAGCTACGAACAACTTTGACAAGGCAAACATCATTGGATGTGGAGGTTATGGATTAGTCTACAAGGCAGAGCTAAATAATGGCTCCAAGCTGGCAATCAAAAAGCTCAATGGTGAAATGTGTCTGATGGGAAGGGAGTTCAGTGCAGAGGTTGATGTACTCTCCATGGCACAGCATGAAAACATTGTACCACTCTGGGGTTACTGCATCCAGGGAAACTCAAGGCTCCTCCTATATTCCTACATGGAGAATGGTAGCCTGGATGATTGGCTCCATAACAGGGATGATGATGCTAGCTCATTTCTTGACTGGCCAATGCGGCTTAAGATCGCACAAGGAGCAGGCCTGGGcctctcatatatccatgatgactGCAAGCCTCATATTGTCCACCGTGACATCAAATCCAGTAACATCCTACTGGACAAAGAATTTAAAGCTTATATTGCAGATTTTGGGCTAGCCAGATTGCTCCTTCCCAACCAAACTCATGTCACAACTGAGCTGGTCGGCACTATGGGTTACATTCCTCCCGAGTATGGGCAAGCATGGATCGCAACATTGAGAGGTGATATATACAGTTTTGGAGTAGTCCTGCTTGAGCTGCTCACAGGGAGGCGACCTGTTCCAGTACTGTCTACATCAGAAGAACTTGTCCCATGGGTCCTACAGATGAGCTCTGAGGGAAGACAAATTGAGGTCCTGGACCCAACACTTCAAGGAGGAGGGTATGAAGAACAAATGCTGAAGGTGCTCGAAACCGCTTGCAAGTGTGTTGATCATGATCAATTCAGGAGGCCCGCTATCATGGAAATAGTCTCCTGCCTCAGCAGTGTAGACACTGACAAGCAGATGTAA